One genomic window of Undibacterium cyanobacteriorum includes the following:
- a CDS encoding alpha-amylase family glycosyl hydrolase — protein MNTQSVNQDWWREAVIYQVYPRSFMDSNGDGIGDLPGITSRLDYIASLGVDIVWISPFFKSPMKDFGYDVSDYCDVDPLFGKLADFDALVKRAHELGLKIMIDQVLSHTAETHPWFAESRSSRTNPKADWYVWADPQADGTPPNNWLSIFGGSAWQWDTRRCQYYLHNFLVSQPDMNFHHPEVQDAHLRNMRFWLERGVDGFRMDACIYHFHDLLLRNNPVAAKQNTVNVAASNPYGMQAHIYDNSRPENLGFLERVRTLLDEFQAISIGEIGADDALEVMAQYTEGNKRLHMAYSFNLLTAEFSAAHIRRQVEAFEQRVKDGGASWSVGNHDVPRVMSRWGGEGSSIDFAKMILTMQLALKGTPCLYQGDELALSEAQLAYEDLQDPVGLTFWPESKGRDGCRTPIPWESSQEFAGFSSHKPWLPIPHEHRALGVSKQEQQSDSMLQFARRVIRWRKSIPQLLRGAIVFIDTPEPVLAFRRVLQGAPEVVVAFNLSATPVQIQHPELQHALSLNGHGLGGVVEGDALSLPAWGAWFGLRH, from the coding sequence ATGAATACGCAGAGTGTGAATCAGGATTGGTGGCGTGAGGCCGTGATTTATCAGGTGTACCCGCGCAGCTTCATGGATAGCAATGGTGATGGCATCGGTGATCTACCTGGGATTACGAGCCGACTCGATTACATTGCGAGTTTAGGGGTTGATATCGTTTGGATTTCCCCTTTCTTCAAATCGCCAATGAAAGACTTTGGCTATGACGTGTCTGATTATTGCGATGTCGATCCCTTATTTGGAAAACTCGCTGATTTTGACGCACTGGTGAAGCGAGCCCACGAGCTTGGTTTGAAGATTATGATAGACCAAGTTTTATCTCACACCGCAGAGACGCATCCCTGGTTTGCCGAAAGTCGTTCGAGTCGCACTAATCCCAAGGCGGATTGGTATGTCTGGGCTGATCCGCAAGCCGATGGTACGCCGCCCAATAATTGGTTATCGATTTTTGGTGGTTCGGCATGGCAATGGGATACCCGTCGTTGTCAGTATTATTTGCACAATTTTCTGGTCAGCCAGCCAGATATGAATTTTCATCATCCAGAAGTGCAAGACGCGCATCTGCGTAATATGCGGTTTTGGTTGGAGCGCGGCGTCGATGGATTCCGTATGGACGCCTGCATTTATCATTTTCATGATCTTTTGCTACGTAACAATCCCGTTGCAGCGAAACAAAATACAGTGAATGTGGCGGCCTCGAATCCTTATGGGATGCAGGCGCACATTTACGACAACTCTCGCCCTGAAAACTTAGGCTTCTTGGAGCGAGTGCGGACCTTACTCGATGAGTTCCAAGCGATTTCTATTGGTGAAATTGGCGCTGATGATGCGCTCGAGGTAATGGCTCAGTACACCGAGGGAAATAAGCGTCTGCATATGGCTTACAGCTTCAATTTGCTCACGGCAGAGTTCAGTGCGGCGCATATACGACGTCAGGTCGAAGCCTTCGAACAACGTGTGAAAGATGGTGGCGCCTCTTGGTCGGTCGGTAACCATGATGTACCACGTGTGATGTCGCGTTGGGGCGGAGAGGGGAGCTCGATCGACTTTGCGAAGATGATACTCACGATGCAACTGGCACTCAAAGGAACGCCATGCTTGTATCAAGGCGATGAGCTTGCTCTGAGCGAAGCGCAATTGGCTTACGAAGATCTGCAAGACCCAGTGGGTTTGACCTTTTGGCCCGAGTCCAAAGGACGAGATGGTTGTCGGACCCCGATTCCGTGGGAAAGCAGCCAAGAATTTGCAGGCTTTTCTTCACATAAACCATGGCTCCCTATTCCTCACGAGCACCGTGCCCTAGGCGTGTCTAAGCAAGAGCAGCAAAGTGATTCCATGTTGCAGTTTGCTCGGCGTGTGATTCGTTGGCGTAAGAGTATTCCCCAGCTATTACGTGGCGCAATCGTTTTTATCGATACACCAGAACCTGTCTTAGCCTTCCGCCGAGTCTTGCAGGGGGCTCCTGAAGTGGTGGTGGCCTTTAATTTAAGTGCTACCCCTGTTCAGATTCAACATCCTGAACTTCAACACGCATTGAGCTTGAATGGTCACGGCTTGGGTGGCGTGGTTGAGGGTGATGCTCTGAGCCTTCCTGCATGGGGGGCATGGTTCGGCTTACGGCATTGA
- a CDS encoding family 65 glycosyl hydrolase domain-containing protein, producing the protein MRDYIKKDPWNIIEEGFDPALNRISESIFSIGNGKMGQRANFEEKYSGSSLRGSYVAGVYYPDKTRVGWWKNGYPEYFAKVLNAVNWIGIDVHVDGEELDLATAKVESFTRVLNMREGLLQRQFIATLPSGKKIQVRSTRFTSIVDADNGVIRYEVTPLNFSGSVRFTPLLDLNVFNQDSNYDEQFWIEVSRAVSNGKAALTGETKKTQFHVAAAFDLALSLDGAEQALQAETMSQEKKVANVVEIQVAQDKTVSLFKFAAIVSSLYSDKTQIQSDAEKSAAAARAKGFDTMLKEHSEAWVQKWAECDITIEGDVAAQQAIRFNILQMNQTYTGEDERLNIGPKGFTGEKYGGVTYWDTEAYCLPFYLKTTDPKVARQLLVYRYKHLQKAIENAAKLGFKNGAALYPMVTINGEECHNEWEITFEEIHRNGAMSFAIYNYINHTGDSAYLAEYGLEVLIAISRFWRQRVQWSERRNAYLMLGVTGPNEYENNVNNNWYTNLMAQWTLNYTRESLAYVQQQHPERYAAIMAATKFGEHEDELSIWADIAEKIALPRDEQTGVFIQHDGYMEKDLQPMSAIPKGEYPIHKHWSWDRILRSCYIKQADVLQGIYTFEGNYDKETIRKNFDFYEPLTVHESSLSPCIHSILASSLGYEDLAYKFYLRTARLDLDDYNHDTDDGLHITSMAGTWMSVVEGFGGARVKQGQLHLAPALPKQWQSYSFRICFRGALIKVAVTEQAIILENESDVGLNLSVYGSEKSLPARQILTVARD; encoded by the coding sequence ATGAGAGACTACATAAAGAAAGACCCGTGGAATATTATCGAAGAAGGGTTCGATCCCGCTTTGAATCGTATCTCCGAAAGTATTTTTTCCATCGGTAACGGCAAGATGGGTCAGCGCGCTAATTTCGAAGAGAAATATAGCGGTAGCAGTCTGCGTGGCAGCTATGTCGCTGGTGTTTACTACCCAGATAAAACGCGTGTTGGTTGGTGGAAAAACGGTTATCCCGAGTATTTCGCAAAAGTCCTCAATGCAGTGAACTGGATCGGTATCGATGTTCATGTCGATGGCGAAGAATTGGATTTGGCGACCGCGAAAGTCGAGTCATTCACGCGTGTTTTGAATATGCGTGAAGGACTTTTGCAGCGCCAGTTCATTGCCACACTTCCTTCCGGTAAAAAAATTCAAGTGCGATCGACGCGTTTCACGAGCATCGTCGATGCTGACAATGGTGTGATTCGCTATGAAGTGACGCCACTCAACTTTTCCGGTAGCGTCCGCTTTACCCCTTTGCTGGATCTGAACGTATTCAACCAAGATTCCAATTACGATGAGCAGTTCTGGATCGAAGTGTCGCGCGCTGTATCGAATGGCAAGGCCGCTTTAACGGGCGAAACGAAGAAAACACAATTTCACGTCGCCGCCGCATTCGACTTGGCATTGAGTTTGGACGGTGCAGAACAAGCCTTGCAAGCGGAAACCATGAGCCAAGAGAAGAAAGTGGCGAACGTGGTGGAGATCCAAGTTGCACAAGATAAAACGGTGAGCTTGTTTAAGTTCGCTGCGATTGTGTCGTCCTTGTACTCTGATAAAACGCAGATTCAAAGCGACGCCGAGAAAAGTGCTGCCGCAGCGCGTGCGAAGGGCTTTGACACGATGCTCAAAGAGCACAGCGAGGCGTGGGTACAAAAGTGGGCCGAATGTGATATCACCATCGAAGGCGACGTTGCTGCGCAACAGGCGATTCGCTTCAATATTTTGCAGATGAATCAAACCTACACCGGTGAGGATGAACGTCTCAACATCGGACCCAAAGGTTTCACCGGTGAGAAATACGGCGGCGTGACCTATTGGGATACCGAGGCCTATTGCCTGCCTTTCTATCTCAAAACGACCGATCCAAAGGTGGCGCGTCAGCTCTTGGTATATCGCTATAAGCATCTACAAAAAGCGATTGAAAACGCGGCTAAGTTGGGCTTCAAGAATGGCGCTGCTCTTTATCCGATGGTGACCATTAATGGCGAAGAATGCCATAACGAATGGGAAATCACGTTTGAAGAAATTCATCGTAATGGCGCGATGAGCTTTGCGATTTACAACTACATCAACCACACCGGCGATTCTGCTTATCTTGCCGAGTACGGCCTTGAGGTATTGATTGCGATTTCTCGCTTTTGGCGTCAACGTGTGCAGTGGTCGGAACGCCGCAATGCCTATTTAATGTTGGGCGTCACAGGACCGAACGAATACGAGAACAACGTCAACAATAATTGGTACACCAATTTGATGGCGCAATGGACATTGAATTACACGCGTGAGTCGCTTGCTTATGTGCAGCAACAGCATCCCGAGCGTTATGCAGCGATTATGGCCGCCACCAAATTTGGTGAACACGAAGATGAGTTGAGTATTTGGGCTGATATCGCTGAAAAAATTGCGTTGCCACGCGACGAACAAACCGGCGTCTTCATCCAACACGACGGCTACATGGAGAAAGACTTGCAGCCGATGTCGGCGATTCCAAAAGGCGAATATCCGATTCATAAGCATTGGTCATGGGATCGCATTCTGCGCTCTTGCTACATTAAACAAGCTGACGTTTTGCAAGGTATCTATACCTTCGAGGGCAACTACGACAAAGAAACGATTCGTAAAAACTTCGATTTTTACGAACCTTTGACCGTGCATGAGTCTTCTTTGTCTCCTTGCATACACTCGATTCTTGCGTCCTCATTAGGCTACGAAGATTTAGCGTACAAATTTTATTTGCGTACAGCGCGTCTTGATCTCGATGATTACAACCATGATACGGATGATGGTTTGCACATCACATCGATGGCGGGAACTTGGATGTCAGTTGTGGAAGGCTTTGGTGGCGCGCGCGTCAAACAAGGTCAGCTGCATTTAGCACCTGCTTTGCCTAAGCAATGGCAATCTTATTCTTTCCGTATTTGTTTCCGCGGTGCTTTGATCAAAGTGGCGGTCACAGAGCAGGCCATCATTCTCGAAAACGAATCCGATGTGGGTTTGAATTTGAGTGTGTACGGTAGCGAGAAATCATTGCCAGCGCGTCAGATTTTGACAGTTGCTCGAGATTGA
- a CDS encoding thiol:disulfide interchange protein DsbA/DsbL: MRLLKNVLASLGLSLAILSLNSATAAVGNPELGKEYRNLRQAQPTDSGKKIEVIEFFAYYCPHCHALEPLLADWVKKNSDKIVFKRVHVLNPGVEAQLKLYYALEGLGKVEQYHSKVFQAFHVEHNRLMTNEQVAQFVTKVGLDKTSFFNAYNSFGVTMKLNRMERTMADYEIGSWPTLIVDGRLMTSPSMAVSTFRSRPSEDEQNRAVLPVLDWLIAKVQKERGGK, encoded by the coding sequence ATGCGCTTATTGAAAAATGTCTTGGCAAGTTTGGGCTTGAGCTTGGCGATTCTAAGCTTGAATTCGGCAACCGCTGCCGTTGGTAATCCTGAACTCGGTAAAGAGTACCGCAATCTTCGCCAAGCCCAACCAACCGATTCGGGTAAGAAGATCGAAGTAATCGAGTTCTTTGCGTATTATTGTCCGCACTGTCATGCCCTTGAGCCATTGTTGGCCGACTGGGTGAAGAAAAATAGCGACAAAATTGTTTTCAAACGTGTTCACGTATTGAACCCCGGCGTTGAAGCACAGTTGAAGTTGTACTACGCACTCGAAGGTTTGGGTAAGGTCGAGCAATACCACAGCAAAGTGTTCCAAGCCTTCCACGTCGAACACAATCGTTTGATGACCAACGAACAAGTGGCACAATTTGTGACCAAAGTTGGCCTCGATAAAACCAGCTTTTTCAATGCCTATAACTCATTTGGTGTGACGATGAAGTTGAACCGTATGGAACGCACCATGGCGGATTATGAGATCGGTTCTTGGCCAACGCTGATTGTTGATGGTCGCCTGATGACATCACCATCCATGGCAGTTTCGACTTTCCGTTCACGCCCTAGCGAAGATGAGCAAAATCGCGCAGTGTTGCCCGTGTTAGATTGGCTCATCGCTAAAGTGCAAAAGGAACGTGGCGGCAAGTAA
- the pgmB gene encoding beta-phosphoglucomutase codes for MKTACIFDLDGVIVDTAKYHYLAWKRLANSLGFDFTEHDNEKLKGVSRIESLKLILQLGGQQLSEADFEAALTRKNNWYLEYINTIGPEEILPGAFAFLQSAKQLGMKVALGSASKNAVLILQRIGLLEQFDAIVDGNKVSKAKPDPEVFTKAAQELGVDARQCIVFEDAVAGVQAALNADMHVVGIGEAKVLHQAHVVLPNFSGTNIEQVVQSLPESA; via the coding sequence ATGAAAACAGCCTGCATTTTCGATCTCGATGGCGTCATCGTCGATACCGCGAAATATCATTACCTCGCGTGGAAGCGCTTGGCGAACAGTCTCGGCTTTGATTTTACTGAGCATGACAATGAGAAGCTCAAAGGTGTCAGCCGCATTGAATCTTTGAAATTGATTTTGCAACTTGGCGGTCAGCAATTAAGCGAAGCGGATTTCGAAGCGGCGCTGACGCGCAAGAACAATTGGTATTTGGAGTATATCAACACCATTGGACCAGAAGAGATTTTGCCGGGTGCCTTTGCCTTTTTGCAGTCGGCGAAACAACTTGGAATGAAGGTTGCGCTTGGGTCCGCCAGTAAGAATGCCGTATTGATTTTGCAGCGTATTGGCCTGTTAGAGCAATTCGATGCCATCGTCGATGGAAACAAAGTCAGTAAAGCGAAACCAGACCCTGAAGTGTTCACCAAAGCAGCGCAAGAGTTGGGTGTTGACGCGCGTCAGTGCATCGTGTTTGAAGACGCGGTGGCAGGTGTCCAAGCGGCGCTCAACGCCGATATGCATGTGGTTGGCATCGGCGAGGCCAAGGTGCTGCATCAAGCTCATGTGGTGCTGCCGAATTTTTCAGGCACGAATATCGAACAAGTCGTGCAATCCTTGCCGGAGTCAGCTTGA